One window of Ziziphus jujuba cultivar Dongzao chromosome 5, ASM3175591v1 genomic DNA carries:
- the LOC107421128 gene encoding probable receptor-like protein kinase At1g80640 isoform X2 encodes MLEKREGPKTIYSMPFHRLHKLCLCLSPISLSLMFSLICALPEPPFSSIAVPVFPLDVSPSSPIYSTMVAFSPGSHGIQEGRESHQMDSHKKMVMALIVACSTLVSILLLLLSLWIYRRKNSYKPQKKKPQSSDAEKGLTLGPFLGRFNSIKMFGKKGSVSLVDYKILEKATNNFLESNILGEGGFGCVYKARMEDNLLVAVKKLDCGSQDAVREFENEVDLLSKIQHPNIISLLGCCTHCDTGFIVYELMHNGSLETQLHGPSRGSALTWHMRMKIALDAARGLEYLHEHCRPPVIHRDLKSSNILLDANFNAKLSDFGLAVADGAHKNNIKLSGTLGYVAPEYLLDGKLTDKSDVYAFGVVLLELLLGRRPVEKLARSQCQSIVTWAMPQLTDRSKLPNIVDPVIKDTMDLKHLYQVAAVAVLCVQPEPSYRPLITDVLHSLVPLVPVELGGTLRVTQTAPSVDPALPPASC; translated from the exons ATGCTAGAAAAGAGAGAAGGTCCAAAAACCATTTATTCCATGCCCTTTCACAGGCTTCACAAACTCTGTTTGTGTCTGTCTCCCATTTCTTTATCCTTGATGTTTTCTTTAATATG TGCCTTACCAGAACCTCCTTTTTCCTCCATTGCTGTTCCTGTTTTTCCACTAGATGTTTCCCCTTCTTCTCCTATCTATTCTACAATGGTTGCTTTCTCTCCAGGTTCTCATG GAATTCAAGAAGGACGTGAGAGTCATCAAATGGATTCACACAAGAAAATGGTTATGGCACTCATTGTTGCTTGCTCTACTCTTGTTTCCATCCTTttgttattgttgagtttgTGGATTTATCGGAGGAAGAACTCTTACAAACCCCAGAAGAAAAAACCTCAGAGCTCCG ATGCTGAAAAAGGGCTTACTTTAGGTCCATTTCTGGGTAGATTCAACTCCATAAAGATGTTTGGTAAAAAGGGATCTGTCTCACTGGTTGACTATAAGATACTAGAAAAAGCGACGAACAATTTTCTGGAGAGTAATATATTGGGTGAAGGGGGATTTGGATGTGTTTACAAAGCTCGAATGGAAGATAACTTGCTTGTTGCTGTCAAGAAGCTAGACTGTGGAAGTCAGGATGCAGTGAGAGAATTCGAG AATGAAGTGGATTTGttaagtaaaattcagcatccAAACATAATTTCTCTGTTGGGTTGTTGCACCCATTGTGATACTGGGTTTATTGTTTATGAACTGATGCATAATGGATCTCTGGAAACACAATTGCATG GACCCTCCCGTGGTTCTGCCTTAACATGGCATATGCGGATGAAAATTGCCCTTGATGCAGCAAG AGGTTTAGAATATCTGCATGAGCACTGCAGACCTCCAGTGATCCATAGAGATCTAAAATCATCTAATATTCTTTTAGATGCCAACTTCAATGCCAAG CTATCCGATTTTGGTCTTGCTGTGGCTGATGGGGCCCATAAGAACAACATCAAGCTCTCAGGCACCTTGGGTTATGTAGCTCCGGAGTATCTTTTAGATG GTAAGTTGACGGATAAGAGTGATGTCTATGCCTTTGGAGTTGTTCTTTTAGAGCTTCTATTAGGAAGAAGGCCTGTAGAAAAATTGGCACGATCTCAGTGCCAATCTATTGTAACATGG GCTATGCCACAACTTACTGATAGATCAAAGCTTCCAAACATTGTGGATCCTGTGATAAAGGATACGATGGATCTAAAGCACTTATATCAG GTTGCTGCTGTTGCGGTGCTATGTGTGCAACCAGAACCAAGCTATCGCCCACTGATAACAGATGTTTTACACTCTCTTGTACCTCTTGTTCCTGTTGAGCTTGGAGGGACACTAAGGGTTACGCAAACTGCGCCTTCAGTAGACCCTGCATTGCCTCCTGCTAGTTGCTGA
- the LOC107421128 gene encoding probable receptor-like protein kinase At1g80640 isoform X4 yields the protein MWAFASFFHFIFIFLFGISEKEEAKREGTKERQSTGIQEGRESHQMDSHKKMVMALIVACSTLVSILLLLLSLWIYRRKNSYKPQKKKPQSSDAEKGLTLGPFLGRFNSIKMFGKKGSVSLVDYKILEKATNNFLESNILGEGGFGCVYKARMEDNLLVAVKKLDCGSQDAVREFENEVDLLSKIQHPNIISLLGCCTHCDTGFIVYELMHNGSLETQLHGPSRGSALTWHMRMKIALDAARGLEYLHEHCRPPVIHRDLKSSNILLDANFNAKLSDFGLAVADGAHKNNIKLSGTLGYVAPEYLLDGKLTDKSDVYAFGVVLLELLLGRRPVEKLARSQCQSIVTWAMPQLTDRSKLPNIVDPVIKDTMDLKHLYQVAAVAVLCVQPEPSYRPLITDVLHSLVPLVPVELGGTLRVTQTAPSVDPALPPASC from the exons ATGTGGGCTTTtgcttctttctttcatttcatATTCATTTTCCTGTTTGGCATCTCGGAAAAGGAAGAGGCAAAAAGAGAAGGAACTAAGGAAAGGCAAAGCACAG GAATTCAAGAAGGACGTGAGAGTCATCAAATGGATTCACACAAGAAAATGGTTATGGCACTCATTGTTGCTTGCTCTACTCTTGTTTCCATCCTTttgttattgttgagtttgTGGATTTATCGGAGGAAGAACTCTTACAAACCCCAGAAGAAAAAACCTCAGAGCTCCG ATGCTGAAAAAGGGCTTACTTTAGGTCCATTTCTGGGTAGATTCAACTCCATAAAGATGTTTGGTAAAAAGGGATCTGTCTCACTGGTTGACTATAAGATACTAGAAAAAGCGACGAACAATTTTCTGGAGAGTAATATATTGGGTGAAGGGGGATTTGGATGTGTTTACAAAGCTCGAATGGAAGATAACTTGCTTGTTGCTGTCAAGAAGCTAGACTGTGGAAGTCAGGATGCAGTGAGAGAATTCGAG AATGAAGTGGATTTGttaagtaaaattcagcatccAAACATAATTTCTCTGTTGGGTTGTTGCACCCATTGTGATACTGGGTTTATTGTTTATGAACTGATGCATAATGGATCTCTGGAAACACAATTGCATG GACCCTCCCGTGGTTCTGCCTTAACATGGCATATGCGGATGAAAATTGCCCTTGATGCAGCAAG AGGTTTAGAATATCTGCATGAGCACTGCAGACCTCCAGTGATCCATAGAGATCTAAAATCATCTAATATTCTTTTAGATGCCAACTTCAATGCCAAG CTATCCGATTTTGGTCTTGCTGTGGCTGATGGGGCCCATAAGAACAACATCAAGCTCTCAGGCACCTTGGGTTATGTAGCTCCGGAGTATCTTTTAGATG GTAAGTTGACGGATAAGAGTGATGTCTATGCCTTTGGAGTTGTTCTTTTAGAGCTTCTATTAGGAAGAAGGCCTGTAGAAAAATTGGCACGATCTCAGTGCCAATCTATTGTAACATGG GCTATGCCACAACTTACTGATAGATCAAAGCTTCCAAACATTGTGGATCCTGTGATAAAGGATACGATGGATCTAAAGCACTTATATCAG GTTGCTGCTGTTGCGGTGCTATGTGTGCAACCAGAACCAAGCTATCGCCCACTGATAACAGATGTTTTACACTCTCTTGTACCTCTTGTTCCTGTTGAGCTTGGAGGGACACTAAGGGTTACGCAAACTGCGCCTTCAGTAGACCCTGCATTGCCTCCTGCTAGTTGCTGA
- the LOC107421128 gene encoding probable receptor-like protein kinase At1g80640 isoform X3: MLEKREGPKTIYSMPFHRLHKLCLCLSPISLSLMFSLICALPEPPFSSIAVPVFPLDVSPSSPIYSTMVAFSPGIQEGRESHQMDSHKKMVMALIVACSTLVSILLLLLSLWIYRRKNSYKPQKKKPQSSDAEKGLTLGPFLGRFNSIKMFGKKGSVSLVDYKILEKATNNFLESNILGEGGFGCVYKARMEDNLLVAVKKLDCGSQDAVREFENEVDLLSKIQHPNIISLLGCCTHCDTGFIVYELMHNGSLETQLHGPSRGSALTWHMRMKIALDAARGLEYLHEHCRPPVIHRDLKSSNILLDANFNAKLSDFGLAVADGAHKNNIKLSGTLGYVAPEYLLDGKLTDKSDVYAFGVVLLELLLGRRPVEKLARSQCQSIVTWAMPQLTDRSKLPNIVDPVIKDTMDLKHLYQVAAVAVLCVQPEPSYRPLITDVLHSLVPLVPVELGGTLRVTQTAPSVDPALPPASC; encoded by the exons ATGCTAGAAAAGAGAGAAGGTCCAAAAACCATTTATTCCATGCCCTTTCACAGGCTTCACAAACTCTGTTTGTGTCTGTCTCCCATTTCTTTATCCTTGATGTTTTCTTTAATATG TGCCTTACCAGAACCTCCTTTTTCCTCCATTGCTGTTCCTGTTTTTCCACTAGATGTTTCCCCTTCTTCTCCTATCTATTCTACAATGGTTGCTTTCTCTCCAG GAATTCAAGAAGGACGTGAGAGTCATCAAATGGATTCACACAAGAAAATGGTTATGGCACTCATTGTTGCTTGCTCTACTCTTGTTTCCATCCTTttgttattgttgagtttgTGGATTTATCGGAGGAAGAACTCTTACAAACCCCAGAAGAAAAAACCTCAGAGCTCCG ATGCTGAAAAAGGGCTTACTTTAGGTCCATTTCTGGGTAGATTCAACTCCATAAAGATGTTTGGTAAAAAGGGATCTGTCTCACTGGTTGACTATAAGATACTAGAAAAAGCGACGAACAATTTTCTGGAGAGTAATATATTGGGTGAAGGGGGATTTGGATGTGTTTACAAAGCTCGAATGGAAGATAACTTGCTTGTTGCTGTCAAGAAGCTAGACTGTGGAAGTCAGGATGCAGTGAGAGAATTCGAG AATGAAGTGGATTTGttaagtaaaattcagcatccAAACATAATTTCTCTGTTGGGTTGTTGCACCCATTGTGATACTGGGTTTATTGTTTATGAACTGATGCATAATGGATCTCTGGAAACACAATTGCATG GACCCTCCCGTGGTTCTGCCTTAACATGGCATATGCGGATGAAAATTGCCCTTGATGCAGCAAG AGGTTTAGAATATCTGCATGAGCACTGCAGACCTCCAGTGATCCATAGAGATCTAAAATCATCTAATATTCTTTTAGATGCCAACTTCAATGCCAAG CTATCCGATTTTGGTCTTGCTGTGGCTGATGGGGCCCATAAGAACAACATCAAGCTCTCAGGCACCTTGGGTTATGTAGCTCCGGAGTATCTTTTAGATG GTAAGTTGACGGATAAGAGTGATGTCTATGCCTTTGGAGTTGTTCTTTTAGAGCTTCTATTAGGAAGAAGGCCTGTAGAAAAATTGGCACGATCTCAGTGCCAATCTATTGTAACATGG GCTATGCCACAACTTACTGATAGATCAAAGCTTCCAAACATTGTGGATCCTGTGATAAAGGATACGATGGATCTAAAGCACTTATATCAG GTTGCTGCTGTTGCGGTGCTATGTGTGCAACCAGAACCAAGCTATCGCCCACTGATAACAGATGTTTTACACTCTCTTGTACCTCTTGTTCCTGTTGAGCTTGGAGGGACACTAAGGGTTACGCAAACTGCGCCTTCAGTAGACCCTGCATTGCCTCCTGCTAGTTGCTGA
- the LOC107421128 gene encoding probable receptor-like protein kinase At1g80640 isoform X1 — MVKDNTMNLTYHRHLLLLHFFLLMLFFLHHPCPIFVCASALPEPPFSSIAVPVFPLDVSPSSPIYSTMVAFSPGSHGIQEGRESHQMDSHKKMVMALIVACSTLVSILLLLLSLWIYRRKNSYKPQKKKPQSSDAEKGLTLGPFLGRFNSIKMFGKKGSVSLVDYKILEKATNNFLESNILGEGGFGCVYKARMEDNLLVAVKKLDCGSQDAVREFENEVDLLSKIQHPNIISLLGCCTHCDTGFIVYELMHNGSLETQLHGPSRGSALTWHMRMKIALDAARGLEYLHEHCRPPVIHRDLKSSNILLDANFNAKLSDFGLAVADGAHKNNIKLSGTLGYVAPEYLLDGKLTDKSDVYAFGVVLLELLLGRRPVEKLARSQCQSIVTWAMPQLTDRSKLPNIVDPVIKDTMDLKHLYQVAAVAVLCVQPEPSYRPLITDVLHSLVPLVPVELGGTLRVTQTAPSVDPALPPASC, encoded by the exons ATGGTAAAAGACAATACCATGAATCTTACTTATCAtcgtcatcttcttcttcttcatttttttcttttaatgctgttttttcttcatcatccaTGTCCCATTTTTGTTTGTGCCAGTGCCTTACCAGAACCTCCTTTTTCCTCCATTGCTGTTCCTGTTTTTCCACTAGATGTTTCCCCTTCTTCTCCTATCTATTCTACAATGGTTGCTTTCTCTCCAGGTTCTCATG GAATTCAAGAAGGACGTGAGAGTCATCAAATGGATTCACACAAGAAAATGGTTATGGCACTCATTGTTGCTTGCTCTACTCTTGTTTCCATCCTTttgttattgttgagtttgTGGATTTATCGGAGGAAGAACTCTTACAAACCCCAGAAGAAAAAACCTCAGAGCTCCG ATGCTGAAAAAGGGCTTACTTTAGGTCCATTTCTGGGTAGATTCAACTCCATAAAGATGTTTGGTAAAAAGGGATCTGTCTCACTGGTTGACTATAAGATACTAGAAAAAGCGACGAACAATTTTCTGGAGAGTAATATATTGGGTGAAGGGGGATTTGGATGTGTTTACAAAGCTCGAATGGAAGATAACTTGCTTGTTGCTGTCAAGAAGCTAGACTGTGGAAGTCAGGATGCAGTGAGAGAATTCGAG AATGAAGTGGATTTGttaagtaaaattcagcatccAAACATAATTTCTCTGTTGGGTTGTTGCACCCATTGTGATACTGGGTTTATTGTTTATGAACTGATGCATAATGGATCTCTGGAAACACAATTGCATG GACCCTCCCGTGGTTCTGCCTTAACATGGCATATGCGGATGAAAATTGCCCTTGATGCAGCAAG AGGTTTAGAATATCTGCATGAGCACTGCAGACCTCCAGTGATCCATAGAGATCTAAAATCATCTAATATTCTTTTAGATGCCAACTTCAATGCCAAG CTATCCGATTTTGGTCTTGCTGTGGCTGATGGGGCCCATAAGAACAACATCAAGCTCTCAGGCACCTTGGGTTATGTAGCTCCGGAGTATCTTTTAGATG GTAAGTTGACGGATAAGAGTGATGTCTATGCCTTTGGAGTTGTTCTTTTAGAGCTTCTATTAGGAAGAAGGCCTGTAGAAAAATTGGCACGATCTCAGTGCCAATCTATTGTAACATGG GCTATGCCACAACTTACTGATAGATCAAAGCTTCCAAACATTGTGGATCCTGTGATAAAGGATACGATGGATCTAAAGCACTTATATCAG GTTGCTGCTGTTGCGGTGCTATGTGTGCAACCAGAACCAAGCTATCGCCCACTGATAACAGATGTTTTACACTCTCTTGTACCTCTTGTTCCTGTTGAGCTTGGAGGGACACTAAGGGTTACGCAAACTGCGCCTTCAGTAGACCCTGCATTGCCTCCTGCTAGTTGCTGA
- the LOC107421128 gene encoding probable receptor-like protein kinase At1g80640 isoform X5 — protein sequence MDSHKKMVMALIVACSTLVSILLLLLSLWIYRRKNSYKPQKKKPQSSDAEKGLTLGPFLGRFNSIKMFGKKGSVSLVDYKILEKATNNFLESNILGEGGFGCVYKARMEDNLLVAVKKLDCGSQDAVREFENEVDLLSKIQHPNIISLLGCCTHCDTGFIVYELMHNGSLETQLHGPSRGSALTWHMRMKIALDAARGLEYLHEHCRPPVIHRDLKSSNILLDANFNAKLSDFGLAVADGAHKNNIKLSGTLGYVAPEYLLDGKLTDKSDVYAFGVVLLELLLGRRPVEKLARSQCQSIVTWAMPQLTDRSKLPNIVDPVIKDTMDLKHLYQVAAVAVLCVQPEPSYRPLITDVLHSLVPLVPVELGGTLRVTQTAPSVDPALPPASC from the exons ATGGATTCACACAAGAAAATGGTTATGGCACTCATTGTTGCTTGCTCTACTCTTGTTTCCATCCTTttgttattgttgagtttgTGGATTTATCGGAGGAAGAACTCTTACAAACCCCAGAAGAAAAAACCTCAGAGCTCCG ATGCTGAAAAAGGGCTTACTTTAGGTCCATTTCTGGGTAGATTCAACTCCATAAAGATGTTTGGTAAAAAGGGATCTGTCTCACTGGTTGACTATAAGATACTAGAAAAAGCGACGAACAATTTTCTGGAGAGTAATATATTGGGTGAAGGGGGATTTGGATGTGTTTACAAAGCTCGAATGGAAGATAACTTGCTTGTTGCTGTCAAGAAGCTAGACTGTGGAAGTCAGGATGCAGTGAGAGAATTCGAG AATGAAGTGGATTTGttaagtaaaattcagcatccAAACATAATTTCTCTGTTGGGTTGTTGCACCCATTGTGATACTGGGTTTATTGTTTATGAACTGATGCATAATGGATCTCTGGAAACACAATTGCATG GACCCTCCCGTGGTTCTGCCTTAACATGGCATATGCGGATGAAAATTGCCCTTGATGCAGCAAG AGGTTTAGAATATCTGCATGAGCACTGCAGACCTCCAGTGATCCATAGAGATCTAAAATCATCTAATATTCTTTTAGATGCCAACTTCAATGCCAAG CTATCCGATTTTGGTCTTGCTGTGGCTGATGGGGCCCATAAGAACAACATCAAGCTCTCAGGCACCTTGGGTTATGTAGCTCCGGAGTATCTTTTAGATG GTAAGTTGACGGATAAGAGTGATGTCTATGCCTTTGGAGTTGTTCTTTTAGAGCTTCTATTAGGAAGAAGGCCTGTAGAAAAATTGGCACGATCTCAGTGCCAATCTATTGTAACATGG GCTATGCCACAACTTACTGATAGATCAAAGCTTCCAAACATTGTGGATCCTGTGATAAAGGATACGATGGATCTAAAGCACTTATATCAG GTTGCTGCTGTTGCGGTGCTATGTGTGCAACCAGAACCAAGCTATCGCCCACTGATAACAGATGTTTTACACTCTCTTGTACCTCTTGTTCCTGTTGAGCTTGGAGGGACACTAAGGGTTACGCAAACTGCGCCTTCAGTAGACCCTGCATTGCCTCCTGCTAGTTGCTGA